The Intrasporangium calvum DSM 43043 sequence CGTCAGCCTCCTCGAGCAGACGGTGACGGCCCTCGTGGCTCAAGGCCGCTCGCTCGACTCTCCGGTCGCGATCGTCGAGCGAGGCTTCTCGCCGACGCAGCGGACCACCGTCGGCACCCTGTCCTCCATCGCGGAGCTGGCCCGCGAGCGCGAGGTCGGGTCACCGGCCGTCATCGTCGTCGGGGACGTGGTCCGGTTGAGCCCGGAGTGGCCGGGGGACCCTGCGGGCTGACCGGCCGACCACCGGGGCGGCCGCCCGGACGTCAGGTGACGGCAGCGAGGACCCGGTCGATCCGAGCGAGGGTCACCGGGTCCTCGGGCGTCTCTCGGAACCACGCCTCGAGCCGGGCGCGCTCGGCGACGTCGCTCTCGCCGATCCACCGGGCGCACGCATAGGTGGTGATGTGGGCCTGCTCCGCGACGAGCATGGTGAAGTGCCCGCGCCGGCTGACCCGGGCCGGACCACCGGCGTCGACGTACGCGGCGTGCACCAGCCGAGCGCGCTCGGGATCGTCGTCGCCGAACTCGAAGAGCACCATGGCGAGCTCCTGCGCGGGGTCGGCCGGGCCCATGTTCTCGAAGTCGATGATGCACACGCGTCCGTCTGCGCTCGCAAGGACGTTGTCGGCCCAGAGGTCGCGGTGGCAGACCCGGGGCTGCTCGTGCGGCTCGATGACGCTCTCGACCGCCACGAGGTCGGGCAGGAGCTCCTCGAGCTCGTCTGCGAAGGGCGCCCTGGCCGCGACGAGTCGCCGGTGCATGTCATGCCACCCCACCGCTCCGACGCCGGTGGCGAACCAGTTGCCGACCCGCTCGTCGGTGGGGCCTCCAGCCCGGTGCAGGTGTGCGACCGTCCGCCCCACCTCGGCGGGGTCGAGCCGGCGGCTGCGCGGGGCCAGGTCCACCCACTCGGTGACGCGCACCGGTGTGCCGGAGACGTCGGCGAGGACGGTGCCGTGGACCGACGGGCGGGAACGGGGCGTGAAGACGCCGGCCGCCAGAGCAGCCTCCGAGAACTCGTGGTGAGCCTCGACCGCCGTGACGTCGGGGGGCGCGAACCACTCCTTGACCGCCCACGAAGTGCCGTCCGCTCGCAGTCTCCAGATTCGCCCGAGCTGGCCGCGGGCGACGGGTCCGTCGAGGACGGCGTCGGGTCCGAGGCCGAACGCGGCCGCGACCGCCTCGGCATCGGCGGTGGAGAGCATCCGGGGCTCGGCGACGGTCACGACAGCAGCTGCCACCCGGCAACGCCTGCGGCTGCGGCGGCGAGGCCGAACGCGAGGAGGCCGAGCGCGCGGCGACGGCTCACGAGCAGCACGACGGCGGCGAGGACGGACAGGGCCACCAGCGCAACGAGCTCAGTGCGGCCGCTGGTCGTCGTCGCGGCTCTCGCCGCATCGCGGAGCGTCTCGCCCGACACCTGGCGGAGAGCTCCGTCGGCGAAGCCGCTGCGCGCCACCGCGTCGGCGAGACGGACCGCGGCGAACAGCCACCAGCCGACAGCCATCCAGAAGAGGGCCGCGCCGAACCGGGTGACCCGCGACGCCGGCTCCGGGCGTCGCCCGACCGCGGCCACGGCATCGCCGCCAGGCATCGGGGTGAGTGAGCGA is a genomic window containing:
- a CDS encoding phosphotransferase enzyme family protein, whose amino-acid sequence is MAAAVVTVAEPRMLSTADAEAVAAAFGLGPDAVLDGPVARGQLGRIWRLRADGTSWAVKEWFAPPDVTAVEAHHEFSEAALAAGVFTPRSRPSVHGTVLADVSGTPVRVTEWVDLAPRSRRLDPAEVGRTVAHLHRAGGPTDERVGNWFATGVGAVGWHDMHRRLVAARAPFADELEELLPDLVAVESVIEPHEQPRVCHRDLWADNVLASADGRVCIIDFENMGPADPAQELAMVLFEFGDDDPERARLVHAAYVDAGGPARVSRRGHFTMLVAEQAHITTYACARWIGESDVAERARLEAWFRETPEDPVTLARIDRVLAAVT